The following DNA comes from Spirulina major PCC 6313.
CCAAGTTTTTAGAAAAAAAATTAGACTGCGAAGACGAACTGTGCGCCCAAAAACTCCAAATCGCCCTCGATGCCCTCGAAAAAGTGGGGTTACTGAATAAAGAACTCGGTAAATATCGACGGGTGTTACCGGACGGCATGGTAGAAGCCAAGCTGCGCTGTTCGAGCAAAGGGTTTTGTTTTGCGATTCAAGATGAAGAAGGGGCCGACGATATTTACGTGCGCGAGAGTTATCTCAGCAATGCTTGGAATGGCGATCGCGTCCTCGTGCGAATCATCAAAGAAGGCAGCCGCCGCCGCTCCCCCGAAGGCGCAGTGCAAGTCATCCTCGATCGCGCTAACCCCTCCCTCCTGGCCCGAATTAAGCACATTGCCCACGGCTATCGCGCCGTCCCCTTAGACGATCGCCTCCTCTTTGAAATCGACCTCCAAACCGAAGGGGATGAACTCGCCGACGCGATTAATCACCTCGTCCATGTGGAAATTCTCCGCTATGCGATCGGGATGAAATTGCCCCTCGGTCGCGTCACCAAGATCCTCGGCTCCGATGCTGAGGCCGCCGCTGATACCGACATCGTGGCCTGCAAGCATGACCTGCCCCAAGGCTTTAGTGAAAAAGTCCTAGAGGCAGCCAAAGCCGCCCCCAAACCGGCCCCCAATGGCAAAATCGCCAAAGCGGAAATTAACAAACGCTTTGATCTGCGATCGGTGTTCACCCTGACCCTCGAAGATGAGGACTGCTTGCAAGGGAAGCCCACGGATATGATTGAAAATGCCTTTAGCCTCGAACCCCTCGAAGAGGGACAATGGCTCCTCGGCATTCACATTGTGGATCTTGCCCATTACATTGAACCCGGTTCTCCCGTGGACAATGAAGCGAAAAAACGCGGCACAGCGGTGTATTTAGACGACTTTATCGTGCCGTTGCTGCCGGAAGCGATTTCGCGGCGGTGTTCCTTCACAGTGGATCATGAACGCCTCGCGATCAGCATTCTCCTCACCCTGGATAAAACGGGTCAGGTGATCGAATTTGATATTCAGCCCAGCGTGATTAAGGTGGATCATCAACTGAGCTACCAACAGGTGCAAGGGTATTTAGGGCAACAGGAAGAAACCCCCGCTGAGTTACAAAATGCCAGCGAAATGCTCGAACAACTCTTTTTCACCCTGGCTCCTTTGGTGAAGGCGCAACGCTTGCAGCGGGGCGGCTTTGATCTGCAAACACCGCCCGCATCCTATGCCTTTAAGGATGAAAGCCGTTTAGGGGCGATCACGGTGGATTCAACGATGCCGCTGCGATCGATGTTGATGGATCTGTCGGTGTTGGCGGGGAAAGTGGTGGCGGATCACTGTCGGGCGTTGGAGTTACCGGCCCTGTATTGTGCCCAAGTTGAACCCGATGTGATGGAGTTGGAAGACTTTTTGAAGTTGGGGACGAATTTAGATCTGACGTTGGATATTGATTCCGATGATGATCTGAGTTCCCGCGATTATCAGAGCTTTACCCAAGAAATCGCCAATTCTCCCGCACCGAAGATTTTGACGGAGTTCTTGAAAAAGACGATTAAACCGGCGAGTTATAGCACGAAGCCGATGTCCCATTTTGGGCTGGCCTATGATGGCTATTGCCATGTGATGTCACCGGGGCGACGCTATGCAGATTTGTTGATGCAGCGTCTGTTGCATACGTTGTTTAAGGAGGGGCGCGATCGCAAAACCACCCGGTCTAAAAAGGTGGTGAATCTTGGTAGCAGTCAATCCTACGACGAATTAACCTGGAATGTTTTACCGCCGGCGGTGCAAAGTCAATGGGAAGCCGATGTCCATACCGTGGTGCATCATCTCAATGAGCGGCTGAAAATCGCCGAAGATGCCGAAAGTGATCTCGAAGGCTTGAAAAAAGCTGAACGGATGAAGGAACGCACGGGCGGGGTTTTCAAGGGTTGGATTACTGGGGTGCAGTCCTATGGGTTCTTTGTGGAAATTGAAGAATTGATGGTGGAGGGTCTTGTCCATGTCAGTTCTCTTAAGGATGATTGGTATGAATATCGCTCTCGCCATAGTTGTTTGGTGGGTCGGAAA
Coding sequences within:
- a CDS encoding ribonuclease R family protein; amino-acid sequence: MEFSIATLLAQLSPDKLVAAKFLEKKLDCEDELCAQKLQIALDALEKVGLLNKELGKYRRVLPDGMVEAKLRCSSKGFCFAIQDEEGADDIYVRESYLSNAWNGDRVLVRIIKEGSRRRSPEGAVQVILDRANPSLLARIKHIAHGYRAVPLDDRLLFEIDLQTEGDELADAINHLVHVEILRYAIGMKLPLGRVTKILGSDAEAAADTDIVACKHDLPQGFSEKVLEAAKAAPKPAPNGKIAKAEINKRFDLRSVFTLTLEDEDCLQGKPTDMIENAFSLEPLEEGQWLLGIHIVDLAHYIEPGSPVDNEAKKRGTAVYLDDFIVPLLPEAISRRCSFTVDHERLAISILLTLDKTGQVIEFDIQPSVIKVDHQLSYQQVQGYLGQQEETPAELQNASEMLEQLFFTLAPLVKAQRLQRGGFDLQTPPASYAFKDESRLGAITVDSTMPLRSMLMDLSVLAGKVVADHCRALELPALYCAQVEPDVMELEDFLKLGTNLDLTLDIDSDDDLSSRDYQSFTQEIANSPAPKILTEFLKKTIKPASYSTKPMSHFGLAYDGYCHVMSPGRRYADLLMQRLLHTLFKEGRDRKTTRSKKVVNLGSSQSYDELTWNVLPPAVQSQWEADVHTVVHHLNERLKIAEDAESDLEGLKKAERMKERTGGVFKGWITGVQSYGFFVEIEELMVEGLVHVSSLKDDWYEYRSRHSCLVGRKNRTAYRLGDRVEVQVKSVDYYRQQIDLVTVSGGSAAVNSDFEDE